In Thauera sp. JM12B12, one DNA window encodes the following:
- the htpG gene encoding molecular chaperone HtpG: MSETAAAQTMNFQAEVKQLLHLMIHSLYSNREIFLRELVSNASDACDKLRFEALDNGSLYENDSELKIRIGFDTDAKTVTVADNGIGMSREEAIAHLGTIAKSGTKEFFGKLTGDQKKDAHLIGQFGVGFYSAFIVADKVTVVSRRAGLPADQAVRWECSMTGDEAGAYTVEQVEKPGRGTEITLHLREGQEDLLSSWKLKSLIRKYSDHIVQPIVMKKEEWNEEQKKQVVTDEDETVNQANALWTRAKNDITDDEYTAFYKHVAHDFEDPLAWTHSRVEGRHEYTNLLYIPKNAPFDLWDRNAKHGIKLYVKRVFIMDDAEKLMPTYLRFVRGVVDSADLPLNVSREILQESKDIDTIRAGCTKKVLTLIESLANSDEAADKEKYAEFWKAFGKVLKEGVGEDFANKDKIAGLLRFASTKLDNQDEVVSLADYIGRMKEGQDKIYFVTAETFNAAKNSPHLEVFRKKGIEVLLLTDRVDEWVVGNLTEFDGKPLVSVAKGGLDLGALEDEAEKQEAEKAADEYKELLDKMKASLGERVKEVKVTLRLTDSPACLVADEHDLGMNLARILKAAGQSAPVSKPILEINPSHPAVLRLKYEDKHFDDWAAVLFDQALLAEGGTLDDPATFVKRINQLMMAMSGN, encoded by the coding sequence ATGTCCGAAACCGCAGCCGCCCAGACGATGAACTTCCAGGCCGAGGTGAAGCAACTGCTTCACCTGATGATCCACTCGCTGTACTCCAACCGCGAGATCTTCCTGCGCGAGCTCGTCTCCAACGCATCTGACGCCTGCGACAAGCTGCGCTTCGAGGCGCTCGACAATGGCAGCCTGTACGAGAACGACAGCGAACTGAAGATCCGCATCGGCTTCGACACCGACGCGAAGACCGTCACCGTCGCCGACAACGGCATCGGCATGAGCCGTGAGGAGGCGATCGCCCACCTCGGCACCATCGCCAAGTCGGGCACCAAGGAATTCTTCGGCAAGCTCACCGGCGACCAGAAGAAGGACGCCCACCTGATCGGCCAGTTCGGCGTCGGCTTCTACTCCGCCTTCATCGTCGCCGACAAGGTCACCGTGGTGTCGCGCCGCGCCGGCCTGCCTGCTGACCAGGCGGTGAGGTGGGAGTGCTCGATGACCGGCGACGAGGCCGGCGCCTACACCGTGGAGCAGGTCGAGAAACCCGGCCGCGGCACCGAGATCACCCTGCACCTGCGCGAGGGCCAGGAAGACCTGCTGTCGTCGTGGAAGCTCAAGAGCCTGATCCGTAAGTACTCCGATCACATCGTGCAGCCGATCGTGATGAAGAAGGAGGAGTGGAACGAGGAGCAGAAGAAGCAGGTCGTCACCGACGAGGACGAGACGGTCAACCAGGCCAACGCGCTGTGGACACGCGCGAAGAACGACATCACGGACGACGAGTACACCGCCTTCTACAAGCACGTCGCCCACGACTTCGAGGACCCGCTGGCGTGGACCCACTCGCGCGTCGAGGGCCGCCACGAATACACCAACCTGCTCTACATCCCGAAGAACGCGCCCTTCGATCTGTGGGACCGCAACGCCAAGCACGGCATCAAGCTGTATGTGAAGCGCGTCTTCATCATGGACGACGCCGAGAAGCTGATGCCGACCTACCTGCGCTTCGTGCGCGGGGTGGTGGATTCGGCCGACCTGCCGCTCAACGTGTCGCGCGAGATCCTGCAGGAATCGAAGGACATCGACACCATCCGCGCCGGCTGCACCAAGAAGGTGCTGACGCTCATCGAGAGCCTCGCCAACAGCGACGAGGCCGCGGACAAGGAGAAGTACGCCGAGTTCTGGAAGGCCTTCGGCAAGGTGCTGAAGGAAGGCGTGGGCGAGGACTTCGCCAACAAGGACAAGATCGCCGGCCTGCTGCGCTTCGCCTCGACCAAGCTGGACAACCAGGACGAGGTGGTGTCGCTCGCCGACTACATCGGCCGCATGAAGGAAGGCCAGGACAAGATCTACTTCGTCACCGCCGAGACCTTCAACGCCGCCAAGAACAGCCCGCATCTCGAGGTCTTCCGCAAGAAGGGCATCGAGGTGCTGCTGCTCACCGACCGCGTTGACGAGTGGGTGGTGGGTAACCTCACCGAGTTCGACGGCAAGCCGCTGGTGTCGGTCGCCAAGGGCGGGCTGGACCTGGGCGCGCTCGAGGACGAGGCCGAGAAGCAGGAGGCCGAGAAGGCCGCCGACGAGTACAAGGAGCTGCTCGACAAGATGAAGGCGAGCCTGGGCGAGCGCGTCAAGGAGGTGAAGGTGACGCTGCGCCTGACCGACTCGCCTGCCTGCCTGGTGGCCGACGAGCACGACCTGGGCATGAACCTCGCGCGCATCCTCAAGGCCGCCGGCCAGAGCGCGCCGGTGTCGAAGCCCATCCTCGAGATCAACCCCAGCCATCCGGCGGTGCTGCGCCTGAAGTACGAGGACAAGCACTTCGACGACTGGGCCGCGGTGCTGTTCGATCAGGCGCTGCTCGCCGAGGGCGGCACGCTCGACGACCCGGCCACCTTCGTCAAGCGCATCAACCAGCTGATGATGGCGATGAGCGGCAACTGA
- the greB gene encoding transcription elongation factor GreB has translation MNKAFVKENDGDEDDELAPALRLPAGSKNYMTRRGYDALRVELDQLVRIERPKLVETVAWAAGNGDRSENGDYIYGKKRLREIDRRIRFLIKRIESAEVVDPERQQGLEQVFFGATVSFCDLETGDEQTWQIVGVDEADASQGRISWISPLARAVLKARAGDVVRFQSPAGMREIEVTEVQYR, from the coding sequence GTGAACAAGGCCTTCGTGAAGGAAAACGACGGCGACGAGGACGACGAGCTCGCTCCCGCGCTGCGCCTGCCTGCAGGCAGCAAGAACTACATGACGCGGCGCGGCTACGACGCGCTGCGCGTCGAGCTCGACCAGCTCGTGCGCATCGAGCGCCCGAAGCTGGTCGAGACCGTGGCCTGGGCGGCGGGCAACGGCGACCGTTCGGAGAACGGCGACTACATCTACGGCAAGAAGCGGCTGCGCGAGATCGACCGCCGCATCCGCTTCCTGATCAAGCGCATCGAGAGCGCCGAGGTGGTCGACCCCGAGCGCCAGCAGGGCCTCGAGCAGGTCTTCTTCGGCGCCACGGTGAGCTTCTGCGACCTCGAGACCGGGGACGAGCAGACCTGGCAGATCGTCGGCGTGGATGAGGCGGACGCCTCGCAGGGCCGCATCAGCTGGATCTCGCCGCTGGCGCGCGCGGTGCTGAAGGCGCGTGCGGGCGACGTGGTGCGCTTCCAGAGCCCGGCGGGGATGCGCGAGATCGAGGTCACCGAGGTGCAGTATCGGTAG
- a CDS encoding YdcH family protein, translated as MINKVFDEVTSLRLRLQELRLEHRDLDDAIAGLATNPTGDELMLRRLKKRKLALKDRIIAIEHMLSPDERA; from the coding sequence ATGATCAACAAGGTATTCGACGAGGTGACCAGCTTGCGCCTGCGTCTCCAGGAACTGCGGCTCGAGCATCGCGACCTCGACGATGCGATCGCGGGCCTGGCGACCAATCCGACCGGTGACGAGCTGATGCTGCGCCGGCTCAAGAAGCGCAAGCTCGCGCTCAAGGATCGCATCATCGCCATCGAGCACATGCTGAGCCCCGACGAGCGCGCCTGA
- a CDS encoding alpha/beta hydrolase has product MKDIQIGGQSVAVAVRGETTATPLLLIHGAGHDHGVWDAVAPGLADAGYRVIAPDLPAHGASGGAPLPDIETMAAWVIALADALDLDRFALAGHSMGSLVALAAAARAPTRVQALHLLGSLAPMPVAPFMLDAVRTDPPQAWALINKFSYAPAEVLGESRRRALEDANLERMQRQGAPVLASDLAACDRWQDGLQAAAQVRCPVLLLSGDCDRMTPVTAATPLRDAFTGCDARQVVLQGVGHTLMLEAPQQVVDAMRPAT; this is encoded by the coding sequence ATGAAAGACATCCAGATAGGCGGTCAGTCGGTCGCCGTTGCCGTCCGCGGCGAAACGACCGCGACCCCGCTGCTGCTGATCCACGGCGCCGGACATGACCACGGCGTCTGGGACGCCGTCGCGCCCGGCCTGGCGGACGCCGGCTACCGCGTCATCGCCCCTGACCTGCCCGCTCACGGCGCCTCCGGCGGCGCCCCCCTGCCCGACATCGAGACGATGGCGGCCTGGGTGATCGCGCTCGCCGATGCGCTCGATCTCGATCGCTTCGCCCTCGCCGGCCACAGCATGGGCTCGCTGGTGGCGCTCGCGGCAGCGGCACGTGCGCCCACGCGCGTGCAGGCGCTCCACCTGCTCGGCAGCCTGGCCCCGATGCCGGTCGCCCCGTTCATGCTCGACGCGGTGCGCACCGACCCGCCGCAGGCGTGGGCGCTGATCAACAAGTTCTCCTACGCGCCGGCCGAGGTGCTCGGCGAATCGCGCCGGCGCGCACTCGAGGACGCCAACCTCGAGCGCATGCAGCGCCAGGGGGCGCCCGTGCTCGCAAGCGATCTCGCCGCCTGCGATCGCTGGCAGGATGGACTGCAGGCCGCGGCGCAGGTGCGTTGCCCGGTGCTGCTGCTGAGCGGAGACTGCGATCGCATGACCCCGGTCACGGCGGCCACGCCGCTGCGCGACGCCTTCACCGGCTGCGACGCGCGCCAGGTCGTGCTGCAGGGGGTCGGACACACACTGATGCTCGAGGCCCCCCAGCAGGTGGTCGACGCCATGCGGCCGGCGACCTGA
- a CDS encoding DUF2189 domain-containing protein, with protein sequence MAHEPSPQDQPRNADDPGLPFPAARDVSPAAPLRWLARGFADLRACPGSSLFYGVCFAAMGLLTVITLVHAYEYAAALASGFLLVGPLFAMGLYEISRRRERGEACALAPTLTVWRRNLGNIGVFAVVLGVVLLVWARASMVVFALFYTETLPSLESLAEQILALRNLEFLGTYFGVGLIFATIAFAASVVSVPLMLDRNQDAVSAMLGSFGALLRNPGPMLVWAVLIVLLTAIGFATFNIGFVVLMPILGHASWHAYRDLIEPLPPP encoded by the coding sequence ATGGCGCACGAACCTTCACCCCAGGATCAGCCGCGGAACGCGGACGACCCCGGCCTGCCCTTCCCGGCCGCGCGCGACGTTTCGCCCGCGGCGCCGCTGCGCTGGCTCGCCCGCGGCTTCGCCGACCTGCGCGCCTGCCCCGGCTCGAGCCTGTTCTACGGGGTCTGCTTCGCGGCGATGGGCCTGCTGACCGTGATCACCCTCGTCCATGCCTACGAGTACGCCGCCGCGCTCGCCTCCGGCTTCCTGCTCGTCGGACCGCTGTTCGCGATGGGGCTCTACGAGATCAGCCGCCGCCGCGAGCGCGGCGAGGCCTGCGCGCTCGCCCCCACCCTCACCGTGTGGCGGCGCAACCTCGGCAACATCGGCGTGTTCGCGGTGGTGCTCGGCGTGGTCCTGCTGGTCTGGGCGCGCGCCTCGATGGTGGTGTTCGCGCTCTTCTACACCGAGACGCTGCCCAGCCTCGAGAGCCTTGCCGAGCAGATCCTCGCCCTGCGCAATCTCGAGTTCCTGGGCACCTACTTCGGCGTCGGGCTGATCTTCGCGACGATCGCCTTCGCCGCCAGCGTGGTGTCGGTGCCGCTGATGCTCGACCGCAACCAGGACGCCGTGAGCGCGATGCTCGGCAGCTTCGGCGCCCTGCTGCGCAACCCAGGGCCGATGCTGGTGTGGGCCGTGCTGATCGTCCTGCTGACGGCAATCGGCTTTGCCACCTTCAACATCGGTTTCGTGGTCCTGATGCCGATTCTCGGCCACGCCAGCTGGCACGCCTACCGCGACCTGATCGAGCCGCTGCCGCCCCCCTGA
- a CDS encoding endonuclease/exonuclease/phosphatase family protein, translating into MRVLTWNIQWGRGADGRVDLARSVAAIRAAGDFDLVCLQEVACNFPGLAGGAREDEPAHFAAAFPGFEAVFGAGMDVPDGGGGRARFGNLLLSRLPVGQVFRHLLPAPADADFPSMQRVCVEAVVSTACGPLRVMTTHLEYYSARQRRAQVEALRALQAEAAAQAAAPARGKEANPAFAARPRPASAIVCGDFNCEPGSPEHARMQAPIGAGVPAWCDAWQLLRPGTPHAPTVGLHGAEWPDRAYCCDFFFVTADLAPRVLDLQVLADTAASDHQPVVLALAD; encoded by the coding sequence ATGAGAGTGCTGACGTGGAACATCCAGTGGGGCCGGGGCGCTGACGGCCGGGTCGACCTCGCCCGCAGCGTGGCGGCCATCCGCGCCGCGGGCGATTTCGATCTCGTGTGCCTGCAGGAGGTGGCATGCAACTTCCCCGGGTTGGCCGGGGGGGCGCGCGAGGACGAGCCCGCGCATTTCGCCGCGGCCTTTCCGGGGTTCGAGGCGGTCTTCGGGGCCGGCATGGATGTGCCGGACGGTGGCGGCGGGCGGGCGCGCTTCGGCAATCTGCTGCTGTCGCGGCTGCCGGTGGGGCAGGTGTTCCGGCACCTGCTTCCGGCACCGGCCGACGCCGATTTTCCGTCCATGCAGCGGGTGTGCGTCGAGGCGGTGGTGAGCACGGCGTGCGGCCCCCTGCGGGTGATGACCACGCATCTCGAGTACTACTCGGCGCGCCAGCGCCGGGCACAGGTCGAAGCGTTGCGCGCGCTGCAGGCCGAGGCAGCGGCGCAGGCGGCGGCACCGGCGCGCGGCAAGGAGGCGAACCCGGCGTTCGCCGCACGTCCCCGCCCGGCGTCGGCGATCGTGTGCGGTGATTTCAACTGCGAGCCGGGTTCGCCCGAGCATGCGCGGATGCAGGCGCCGATCGGCGCCGGTGTGCCGGCGTGGTGCGACGCGTGGCAGCTGCTGCGGCCGGGGACGCCGCATGCGCCCACGGTCGGGCTGCATGGCGCGGAGTGGCCCGACCGCGCCTATTGCTGCGACTTCTTCTTCGTCACCGCAGACCTCGCGCCGCGCGTGCTCGATCTGCAGGTGCTTGCGGACACCGCCGCGTCCGATCATCAGCCGGTGGTGCTGGCGCTGGCGGACTGA
- a CDS encoding PhnD/SsuA/transferrin family substrate-binding protein: MPLTLRHVLALVVLALPLCALLPHAAAAPGQPLRIGVLAFLGSDAAVEEWSPVIARLRTALPDYTPTLHHLDHDGLRDAAQRGELDFIITNPGHYIELEASLGASRILTLDAGGRRAPERALGSAVIVPRTSALQTLDDLRGRRLAIVGRGGFGGFQLVWGELAARGIDPETDLAGLHEVGFPMGGVVDALDAGAADAGVLRSCLLEAHPEWQARFRVLAPRAESSFPCATSTPLYPDWPLAALRDTSPELARMVAIALLGMRHDDDGLAWSVAADYQPVHELFRRLEIGPYAYLRAPTLMVLAERYWPWVAGFALLIAGWIFYTVRVEHLVQVRTAALRDALAAREAMEARMRGALEQAEHLSRLSVLGELSGTLAHELNQPLAAIANYANSLVRRADNQRLTEAAVREAAGEITGQAERAAGILGRIRAFARKRTASREAVAPRELVDEAIALFRGMLAHAPPIAISDALPATALIEVDRLQIQQVLLNLLKNAWDASRTQAPERQRIDIGLASAAGSLRIAVRDYGSGLAPGAHEHLFEPFFTTKADGLGLGLSICRSIAEAHGGRLSAETPAPAGVGALFVLSLPMQAPSPTATRGEQAQS; this comes from the coding sequence ATGCCCCTCACCCTCCGCCACGTCCTGGCCCTCGTCGTGCTCGCGCTGCCGCTGTGCGCACTCCTCCCGCATGCCGCAGCGGCGCCCGGGCAGCCGCTGCGCATCGGCGTGCTCGCCTTCCTCGGGTCGGACGCCGCGGTCGAGGAATGGTCGCCGGTGATCGCGCGCTTGCGTACCGCGCTCCCCGACTACACGCCGACCCTTCACCATCTCGACCACGATGGCCTGCGCGATGCGGCGCAGCGTGGCGAGCTCGACTTCATCATCACCAACCCCGGGCACTACATCGAGCTCGAGGCCAGCCTCGGGGCGAGCCGCATCCTCACCCTGGACGCCGGCGGCCGCCGCGCCCCGGAGCGCGCGCTCGGCTCGGCGGTCATCGTCCCCCGCACCAGCGCGCTGCAGACACTGGACGATCTGCGCGGACGCCGACTCGCCATCGTCGGCCGAGGCGGCTTCGGCGGCTTCCAGCTGGTGTGGGGCGAGCTCGCCGCTCGCGGCATCGACCCCGAGACCGACCTGGCCGGATTGCACGAGGTCGGTTTTCCGATGGGCGGCGTGGTCGATGCGCTCGACGCCGGCGCGGCCGACGCCGGCGTGCTGCGCAGCTGCCTGCTCGAAGCCCATCCCGAGTGGCAGGCGCGCTTTCGCGTGCTGGCGCCCCGCGCCGAGAGCAGCTTTCCTTGCGCCACCTCGACCCCGCTCTATCCCGACTGGCCGCTCGCCGCACTGCGCGACACCTCGCCCGAGCTCGCACGCATGGTGGCGATCGCCCTGCTCGGCATGCGCCACGACGACGACGGCCTGGCGTGGTCGGTCGCAGCCGACTACCAGCCGGTGCACGAGCTCTTCCGCCGCCTCGAGATCGGTCCCTATGCCTACCTGCGCGCGCCCACGCTGATGGTGCTGGCCGAGCGCTACTGGCCCTGGGTGGCGGGCTTCGCGCTGCTGATCGCGGGCTGGATCTTCTATACCGTACGCGTCGAGCATCTTGTGCAGGTCCGCACCGCGGCCCTGCGCGACGCGCTTGCTGCACGCGAGGCCATGGAGGCGCGCATGCGCGGCGCGCTCGAGCAGGCCGAGCACCTGTCGCGGCTGTCGGTGCTGGGCGAGCTCTCCGGCACGCTCGCGCACGAGCTCAACCAGCCGCTGGCCGCGATCGCCAACTACGCCAACAGCCTGGTGCGCCGCGCCGACAACCAGCGCCTGACCGAGGCCGCGGTGCGCGAAGCCGCGGGCGAGATCACCGGCCAGGCCGAGCGCGCCGCCGGCATCCTCGGCCGCATCCGCGCCTTCGCGCGCAAGCGCACCGCCAGCCGCGAAGCGGTCGCGCCACGCGAACTGGTGGACGAGGCGATCGCCCTCTTCCGCGGCATGCTCGCCCATGCGCCGCCGATCGCGATCAGCGACGCCCTGCCCGCCACAGCCCTGATCGAAGTCGACCGCCTGCAGATCCAGCAGGTGCTGCTCAACCTGCTCAAGAATGCATGGGACGCCAGCCGCACCCAAGCGCCGGAACGCCAGCGCATCGACATCGGCCTCGCCAGCGCAGCCGGCAGCCTGCGCATCGCGGTGCGCGACTACGGCAGCGGGCTGGCCCCCGGGGCGCACGAGCACCTGTTCGAACCCTTCTTCACCACCAAGGCAGACGGCCTCGGCCTGGGGCTGTCGATCTGTCGCAGCATCGCCGAGGCCCACGGCGGCAGGCTGAGCGCCGAAACCCCCGCCCCCGCCGGCGTCGGCGCGCTCTTCGTACTCAGCCTGCCCATGCAGGCGCCCAGCCCGACCGCCACGCGCGGCGAACAAGCACAGTCATGA
- a CDS encoding response regulator: protein MTPTAEDILIHVVDDDAAFRRSLVFLLESMGWRVASHASAEDFLVATPEPSAAACLVLDIRMPMMSGLELQQQLHQRGCSVPIVFITGHGDVELAVQAMKHGACDFLEKPFKDQALIDAVGRAVKLGCETRARNARCDEARALLERLSPREREVARLVALGLPNKLVGRELDISEKTVHVHRHHVMEKTGVGSAAELARLMLRADPAALD from the coding sequence ATGACCCCGACCGCAGAAGACATCCTGATCCACGTCGTCGATGACGACGCCGCGTTTCGCCGCTCACTGGTATTCCTGCTCGAATCCATGGGGTGGCGGGTCGCCAGCCACGCCTCGGCCGAGGACTTCCTCGTCGCCACCCCCGAGCCGTCCGCCGCGGCCTGTCTGGTGCTCGACATCCGCATGCCGATGATGAGCGGGCTGGAGCTGCAGCAGCAACTGCACCAGCGCGGCTGCAGCGTGCCGATCGTGTTCATCACCGGCCATGGCGACGTCGAGCTCGCGGTGCAGGCGATGAAGCACGGCGCCTGCGATTTCCTGGAGAAGCCGTTCAAGGACCAGGCCCTGATCGACGCCGTGGGCCGCGCGGTGAAGCTGGGCTGCGAGACGCGGGCACGCAACGCGCGCTGCGACGAGGCCCGGGCCCTGCTCGAGCGCCTGTCTCCACGTGAGCGCGAGGTCGCCCGCCTGGTGGCGCTCGGGCTGCCCAACAAGCTGGTCGGGCGCGAGCTCGACATCAGCGAGAAGACGGTGCACGTGCACCGTCATCACGTCATGGAAAAGACCGGGGTCGGCAGCGCCGCCGAGCTCGCGCGCCTGATGTTGCGCGCGGATCCGGCGGCGCTGGACTGA
- a CDS encoding molybdopterin dinucleotide binding domain-containing protein, with protein sequence MKIERREIIAAGGLAAFAAGFSQTLGRMVANFTGPEEQKIAEGRHIHGRSAEPEFTVDPVTGEFTPNPNQQVSYTACLGCTTQCGVRVRIDKASGQVIRVVGNPYSPLSTEPHLPMKASVKESLVAMSRFQDKGLAGRSTACGRGNAAMDQMNSPFRVLTPLKRVGPRNSGQWQPISFEQLVKEVVEGGDLFGEGHVEGLAALRDLEQPIDPAAPELGKRVNQVAVLTSVNDGREAFSRRFWNQAYGTLNHVGHGSYCGGAYRSGSGALFGDLKKMPHAKPDLANAEFVLFIGTAPGNAGNPFKRTGGMLAKGRADGRLDYVVVDPVLNNSHNLAAAEHGRWVPIRPGTDGALVMGMMRWMFDNARVNTAYLAWPNLKAAQAAGEPSFTNAGWLVIAEEGHARQGRFLRGSDIGMAVAAEDKYKDADPYVIATADGALVAAETATVPAVLEATRVIEFGGKPVTVKTSFELLRESARALSIADYSAACGIPEEVIVGLADEFTRHGRKASAVAHGGMMAGNGFYNAYSVVTLNALIGNLNCKGGFVMNGGGFKDNGAGPRYDLETFPGMLKPAGTPLGRNVAYERSAEFKRRQAEGKAYPASDAWFPNAPGLGTEWFPGALRGYPYGLKALVLWSCNPLYGITGVRPLIEKDLADPKKLPLIISVDPLINESNAFADYIVPDSLMYESWGWAAPWNGVPTKATTARWPVVEPKAAKTPAGAPIGMETFYIALARAMKLPGFGADAIADMDGRRYPLDTPEDWYLRGGANIAFAGKAPVGDASDEDLQLSGVERIRPQLEGVLKPDEWRKVAFLFTRGGRYQPATEAQDAEQPEWQAHRFTKPLWLWNEMVGSARNTLTGARFAGCAQWTAPAFYDGTPMRAVHTEADWPLQIISYKSALQNSYSIATRITGLHPDNPVAVHPADAAQLGLRSGDTARIRTPGGAAECTVIVHEGVTAGVMAIEHGYGHRELGARAHRIGDQAQPDRPDLRAGINLNELGLADPTRGGRVIWVDAVSGTAVRQGLPARLERV encoded by the coding sequence ATGAAAATCGAACGTCGTGAAATCATCGCCGCCGGTGGCCTCGCCGCCTTTGCCGCCGGCTTCTCGCAGACCCTGGGCCGCATGGTGGCCAACTTCACCGGCCCCGAAGAGCAGAAGATCGCCGAGGGCCGCCACATCCACGGCCGCTCGGCGGAGCCGGAATTCACCGTCGATCCGGTCACGGGCGAATTCACCCCCAACCCGAACCAGCAGGTCAGCTACACGGCGTGCCTCGGCTGCACCACCCAGTGCGGCGTGCGCGTACGCATCGACAAGGCGAGCGGCCAGGTCATCCGCGTGGTCGGCAACCCCTACAGCCCGCTGTCGACCGAGCCCCACCTGCCGATGAAGGCGTCGGTGAAGGAGAGCCTGGTTGCGATGTCGCGCTTCCAGGACAAGGGCCTCGCCGGGCGTTCGACCGCCTGCGGTCGCGGCAACGCGGCCATGGACCAGATGAACTCCCCCTTCCGCGTGCTCACCCCGCTGAAGCGCGTCGGTCCGCGTAACTCCGGCCAGTGGCAGCCGATCTCCTTCGAGCAGCTGGTGAAGGAAGTGGTGGAGGGCGGCGACCTCTTCGGCGAGGGCCATGTCGAGGGCCTCGCCGCGCTGCGCGACCTCGAGCAGCCGATCGACCCCGCGGCGCCCGAGCTCGGCAAGCGGGTGAACCAGGTCGCGGTGCTGACCAGCGTCAATGACGGCCGCGAGGCCTTCAGCCGCCGCTTCTGGAACCAGGCCTACGGCACGCTCAACCACGTCGGCCACGGCTCCTACTGCGGCGGCGCCTACCGCTCCGGTTCCGGCGCGCTGTTCGGCGACCTGAAGAAGATGCCGCACGCCAAGCCCGACCTGGCCAACGCCGAGTTCGTGCTCTTCATCGGCACCGCCCCGGGCAACGCCGGCAACCCCTTCAAGCGCACCGGCGGCATGCTCGCCAAGGGCCGCGCCGACGGCCGGCTGGACTACGTGGTGGTCGATCCGGTGCTCAACAACTCGCACAACCTCGCCGCCGCCGAGCACGGGCGCTGGGTGCCGATCCGCCCGGGCACCGATGGGGCGTTGGTGATGGGCATGATGCGCTGGATGTTCGACAACGCGCGCGTGAACACCGCCTACCTCGCCTGGCCCAACCTCAAGGCCGCCCAGGCCGCCGGCGAGCCGTCCTTCACCAATGCCGGCTGGCTGGTGATCGCGGAGGAAGGTCATGCGCGCCAGGGCCGCTTCCTGCGCGGCTCGGACATCGGCATGGCCGTCGCCGCCGAGGACAAATATAAGGACGCCGACCCCTATGTGATCGCCACCGCCGACGGCGCGCTGGTCGCGGCCGAGACCGCGACCGTGCCGGCGGTGCTGGAAGCCACGCGGGTCATCGAATTCGGCGGCAAGCCGGTCACGGTGAAGACCTCCTTCGAGCTGCTGCGCGAATCGGCGCGCGCGCTGTCGATCGCCGACTACTCGGCCGCGTGCGGCATCCCGGAGGAAGTGATCGTCGGCCTGGCCGACGAGTTCACCCGCCACGGCCGCAAGGCGAGCGCGGTGGCGCATGGCGGCATGATGGCCGGCAACGGTTTCTACAACGCCTACTCGGTGGTCACCCTCAACGCCCTGATCGGCAACCTCAACTGCAAGGGCGGCTTCGTGATGAACGGCGGCGGCTTCAAGGACAACGGCGCCGGTCCGCGCTACGACCTCGAGACCTTCCCCGGCATGCTCAAGCCGGCCGGCACGCCGCTCGGGCGCAACGTGGCCTACGAGCGCTCGGCCGAATTCAAGCGCCGCCAGGCCGAGGGCAAGGCCTATCCGGCCAGCGACGCCTGGTTCCCCAATGCGCCGGGCCTGGGCACAGAATGGTTCCCGGGCGCGCTGCGCGGCTATCCCTACGGCCTCAAGGCGCTGGTGCTGTGGAGCTGCAACCCGCTGTACGGCATCACCGGCGTGCGCCCGCTGATCGAGAAGGACCTCGCCGACCCGAAGAAGCTGCCGCTGATCATCTCGGTCGACCCGCTGATCAACGAGAGCAACGCCTTCGCCGACTACATCGTGCCCGACTCGCTGATGTACGAGAGCTGGGGCTGGGCGGCGCCCTGGAACGGCGTGCCGACCAAGGCCACGACCGCGCGCTGGCCGGTGGTCGAGCCCAAGGCGGCGAAGACGCCCGCGGGCGCGCCGATCGGCATGGAGACCTTCTACATCGCGCTCGCCCGCGCGATGAAGCTGCCCGGCTTCGGCGCCGACGCGATCGCCGACATGGACGGCAGGCGCTACCCGCTCGACACCCCCGAGGACTGGTACCTGCGCGGCGGCGCCAACATCGCCTTCGCCGGCAAGGCGCCGGTGGGCGATGCGAGCGACGAGGACCTGCAGCTCTCCGGTGTCGAGCGCATCCGCCCGCAGCTCGAGGGCGTGCTCAAGCCCGATGAATGGCGCAAGGTCGCCTTCCTGTTCACCCGCGGCGGGCGCTACCAGCCCGCCACCGAGGCGCAGGATGCCGAGCAGCCCGAATGGCAGGCCCACCGCTTCACCAAGCCGCTGTGGCTGTGGAACGAGATGGTCGGCAGCGCGCGCAACACGCTCACTGGCGCGCGCTTTGCCGGTTGCGCGCAATGGACGGCGCCGGCCTTCTACGACGGCACGCCGATGCGCGCGGTGCACACCGAGGCCGACTGGCCGCTGCAGATCATCAGCTACAAGTCGGCGCTGCAGAACTCGTACAGCATCGCCACCCGCATCACCGGCCTGCACCCGGACAACCCGGTGGCCGTGCATCCGGCCGACGCCGCACAGCTCGGCCTGAGAAGCGGCGACACGGCGCGCATCCGCACGCCGGGCGGTGCGGCCGAGTGCACGGTGATCGTACATGAGGGCGTGACAGCGGGCGTGATGGCGATCGAGCACGGCTATGGCCACCGTGAGCTGGGCGCGCGTGCGCACCGCATCGGCGACCAGGCGCAGCCGGACCGGCCCGACCTGCGCGCGGGCATCAACCTCAACGAGCTCGGCCTCGCCGACCCGACCCGCGGCGGCAGGGTGATCTGGGTGGATGCCGTGTCGGGCACCGCGGTGCGGCAGGGCTTGCCGGCGCGCCTCGAGCGGGTGTGA